A segment of the Deinococcota bacterium genome:
TTTCCACCGTGCCGGTGTGGTCGCCGCGCAGAATCTTGACCTTGCCGCCCTCGACGCTGCGCACCGAGTCCTTGTGCCTGCCCTCGAAGATTCGGCCGTCGATGCCCGACAGGCCCACGGCGTTCACGCCGAGCCGCTGCAGGCACTCGACCAGGCCCTTGTTCACCTTGCCGCAGTAGACCATCTCGAAGATGTCTAGCGTCTCGCGGTCGGTGAAGCGGCTGGTGAAGCCGCTCGGGGAGGTGACGAAGCGGGGCGGGTGCCCGAGCCTCTCGGCGACGCGGTTCGTTTCCGCGCTGCCGCCGTGGACGAGGATGAGCCTTTTGCCTTCCTGCCAGAGCGCCGCGACGTCCTCGCAAAGGGCCGCGTAGTCTATGCCCGCCGAGCCGCCGACCTTGACGACGATCACGGCAGCAGCTCGAGGTAGTCGAGGCCCTTGGGGCGGAACATGGCGAAGTGACGGCGGTCGAGCGTGAGGACGCGCCTTATTTTAAAGCGCTCGGCGAGCGCAAGCAGGGTGGCGTCCACAAAACCTATACGGGCGTCGCCGTACTGGTTCATGATCGCGCTTGCTCGCACCATGTCGGTCATCTCGACCTGCACAAAGTCGTAAGCGCCGGCAATAACATCCTCGAGAAAGGCGTGAGCGGTCTTGGCGCCAAGTCCTTTGGTCGCCATAAAGTCAACTTCGGGCAGAACCGAACTTGGAACGATAATGCTCTCCTGCTGCGCAAGTGCACGCGCGTCCTCGTGTCTTGCGTGATCAGCATCGAGCAGCATGAGCAAACCGCTCGTGTCGGCAATAAAGCTCAAGGCTGCGGCTCGTTTTGGCGTGCCTGCCAATCTGCCATGATTTCCTCAAATTCTTCCTCGAGGAGTTTGCCATAAAGTTCCTCGGCGCGCTCGGCAAGATCCGGCATGCCGCTCCGCCCCATCCCGATCGAACGTGCCAGCGTACGGGCACCTTCATGTTTTTTAAGATACTGTTCGAGCGCCTCGCGAATCAACTCGGCTTTCGAGCGCTCTTGTTGCTTTGCAAGACAGCCTAAATCCAAGTCCATACTTTCCTCGAGATACACCGTCGTCCGCTTCATGACATATATGCTAGCACAGCTAGCGCAGCGATTTTACCGCCCGCTCGAGCGCCCGGCGCACCCTGGGCTCGAGCTCTTCAGCGACCACGACGCCCTCGGCGCCGAGATAGCCGAGAAAGCGGCGAGCGGCCGCCTCGAGCGCCGCCAAAAGGCCCGCGTCCACGCTGACGCCCTCCTCCCACCACCAGCCGTGGACCGTCCAGCTCTTTCCCACCAGCCTCGAGTCAACCCTCGCCACGAACCTGTCGCCGTAAAGGACGGGCAGCACGTAGTAGCCCCAGCGGCGTTTGGGCTCGGGGACGTAGACCTCCCACACGTAGTCGAAGCCGAAAAGGTGCCGGACCGCCTTGCGGTCCCACATGAGCTGGTCTAAGGGCGCGACAAAGACCATGCGCTTGGCCGGCTCAGCGGCGTCCAGCTCGGCAAGCATCTCGGGGAGCGCG
Coding sequences within it:
- a CDS encoding PIN domain-containing protein → MLLDADHARHEDARALAQQESIIVPSSVLPEVDFMATKGLGAKTAHAFLEDVIAGAYDFVQVEMTDMVRASAIMNQYGDARIGFVDATLLALAERFKIRRVLTLDRRHFAMFRPKGLDYLELLP
- a CDS encoding [LysW]-aminoadipate kinase, with translation MIVVKVGGSAGIDYAALCEDVAALWQEGKRLILVHGGSAETNRVAERLGHPPRFVTSPSGFTSRFTDRETLDIFEMVYCGKVNKGLVECLQRLGVNAVGLSGIDGRIFEGRHKDSVRSVEGGKVKILRGDHTGTVERVNVGLLELLLVNGYLPVLTPPGISFEGTAINIDGDRAAAALAVAVGAEALLLLSNVPGLLRDFPIEGSLIREIPADHVEDYLEVAQDRMKKKVLGAAEAVRGGVKRVIFGDARAARPIRRALAGEGTTVL
- a CDS encoding ribbon-helix-helix domain-containing protein; the protein is MKRTTVYLEESMDLDLGCLAKQQERSKAELIREALEQYLKKHEGARTLARSIGMGRSGMPDLAERAEELYGKLLEEEFEEIMADWQARQNEPQP